A DNA window from Acidimicrobiia bacterium contains the following coding sequences:
- a CDS encoding methylated-DNA--[protein]-cysteine S-methyltransferase, whose translation MRKTTNEPGTLLVESPVGPLMLHAAADGVTGLSLDGARMARARVDGTRDAAAHLDALASQLDEYFDGSRTEFDVPLALDGSSFQREVWHALRAIPYGETVSYGELATRIGRPGAQRAVGLANGQNPVAIVVPCHRVIGADGSLTGYGGGLERKRYLLGLEAGRTELPLLV comes from the coding sequence ATGAGGAAGACGACGAACGAACCCGGCACCTTGCTCGTCGAGTCGCCGGTCGGGCCGCTGATGCTGCACGCGGCCGCGGACGGCGTCACCGGGCTGTCGCTCGACGGCGCGCGCATGGCGCGTGCGCGTGTCGACGGGACGCGCGATGCGGCCGCGCACCTCGACGCGCTCGCGTCGCAACTCGACGAGTACTTCGACGGTTCGCGCACGGAGTTCGACGTGCCGCTCGCGCTCGACGGCTCGTCGTTCCAGCGCGAGGTGTGGCACGCGCTGCGGGCGATCCCGTACGGCGAGACGGTCAGCTACGGCGAGCTCGCGACGCGCATCGGCCGACCAGGCGCGCAGCGCGCGGTCGGGCTCGCGAACGGGCAGAACCCCGTCGCGATCGTCGTGCCATGCCATCGCGTGATCGGTGCCGACGGGTCGCTCACCGGGTACGGCGGCGGTCTCGAGCGCAAGCGCTACCTGCTCGGCCTCGAGGCGGGGCGGACGGAGCTCCCGCTCCTCGTGTGA
- a CDS encoding PPOX class F420-dependent oxidoreductase, whose product MSPNIATNTTVTREELLDFVRPRHHAVLITTRADGTPQASPVTCGVDTAGCIVVSTYPERAKTRNARRDARVSVVVLSDDFGGPWVQIDGRAEVVDGTDAVEPLVEYYRSIAGEHPDWDEYRAAMVRQGKSLLRVTPTRWGPVATGGFPARLA is encoded by the coding sequence GTGAGCCCGAACATCGCGACGAACACGACCGTGACGCGCGAGGAGCTGCTCGACTTCGTCAGGCCGCGTCATCACGCCGTGCTCATCACCACACGCGCCGACGGCACACCGCAGGCGTCGCCGGTCACCTGCGGTGTGGACACCGCCGGGTGCATCGTCGTGTCGACGTATCCGGAGCGGGCCAAGACGCGCAACGCACGTCGCGACGCGCGCGTCAGCGTCGTCGTGCTCTCCGACGACTTCGGCGGTCCGTGGGTTCAGATCGACGGCCGCGCCGAGGTGGTGGACGGTACGGACGCGGTCGAGCCGCTCGTCGAGTACTACCGGTCGATCGCCGGCGAGCACCCCGACTGGGACGAGTACCGGGCTGCGATGGTGCGCCAGGGCAAGTCGCTGCTGCGCGTCACGCCGACGCGCTGGGGACCCGTCGCGACCGGCGGGTTCCCCGCCCGGCTCGCGTGA
- the ettA gene encoding energy-dependent translational throttle protein EttA produces MAPQFIFTMRGLSRFHPPDRQVLENINISMYPGAKIGVIGSNGAGKSTLLRIMAGEDDGYTGEARLTPGFTVGYLAQEPQLDPSKDVLGNVTDGVAATKALLDRFNEVCAAMGEPDADFDKLLAEQAELQDRIDAANAWDLERTLDIAMDALRLPPGDADVATLSGGERRRVALCRLLLSRPDLLLLDEPTNHLDAESVAWLERHLQEYPGTVVAVTHDRYFLDNVAGWILELDRGRGIPWEGNYSSWLEQKQQRLAQEEKADKARQRTLERELEWIRMSPRARQAKGKARLNAYDALLAESERAPERADKLVISIPPGPRLGDVVVETEHVVKGFGDRLLIDDLTFSLPRAAIVGVIGPNGAGKTTLFRMITHQEQPDGGTLRVGPTVELAYVDQSRDTLDADKTVYEEITGGVDHLVVGGAEIHGRAYVASFNFKGSDQQKKVGDLSGGERNRVHLAKVLRSGGNVLLLDEPTNDLDVDTLRSLEDALLEFAGCAVVISHDRWFLDRVATHVLAFEGDSQVVWFEGNFSDYEADRHKRLGAEADQPHRIRYKPLTRTA; encoded by the coding sequence ATGGCCCCGCAGTTCATCTTCACCATGCGCGGCTTGTCGCGCTTCCACCCGCCCGACCGGCAGGTGCTCGAGAACATCAACATCTCGATGTACCCGGGCGCCAAGATCGGCGTGATCGGCTCGAACGGCGCGGGCAAGTCGACGTTGCTGCGGATCATGGCCGGCGAGGACGACGGCTACACCGGGGAGGCGCGGCTCACGCCCGGCTTCACCGTCGGGTACCTCGCGCAGGAGCCGCAGCTCGACCCGTCGAAGGACGTGCTCGGCAACGTGACGGACGGCGTCGCCGCGACGAAGGCGCTCCTCGACCGCTTCAACGAGGTGTGCGCGGCGATGGGCGAGCCCGACGCCGACTTCGACAAGCTGCTCGCCGAGCAGGCGGAGCTGCAGGACAGGATCGACGCCGCGAACGCATGGGACCTGGAGCGCACGCTCGACATCGCGATGGACGCGCTGCGCCTGCCGCCGGGCGACGCCGACGTCGCCACCTTGTCGGGTGGCGAGCGGCGACGCGTCGCGCTGTGCCGGCTCCTGCTCTCGCGCCCCGACCTGCTGCTGCTCGATGAGCCGACGAACCATCTCGACGCGGAGTCCGTCGCGTGGCTCGAACGGCACCTGCAGGAGTATCCGGGCACCGTGGTCGCCGTCACCCACGACCGCTACTTCCTCGACAACGTCGCGGGCTGGATCCTCGAGCTCGACCGCGGTCGCGGCATCCCGTGGGAGGGCAACTACTCGTCGTGGCTCGAGCAGAAGCAGCAGCGGCTCGCGCAGGAGGAGAAGGCGGACAAGGCGCGCCAGCGCACGCTCGAACGCGAGCTCGAGTGGATCCGCATGTCGCCGCGCGCGCGTCAGGCGAAGGGCAAGGCGCGCCTCAACGCGTATGACGCGCTGCTCGCCGAGTCCGAGCGCGCGCCGGAGCGCGCGGACAAGCTCGTGATCTCGATCCCGCCCGGCCCGCGTCTCGGAGACGTGGTCGTCGAGACGGAGCACGTCGTGAAGGGCTTCGGCGACCGGCTGCTGATCGACGACCTCACGTTCTCGCTGCCGCGCGCCGCGATCGTCGGCGTCATCGGCCCGAACGGCGCGGGCAAGACGACGCTGTTCCGCATGATCACGCACCAGGAACAGCCCGACGGCGGGACGTTGCGCGTCGGGCCGACGGTCGAGCTCGCGTACGTCGACCAGTCCCGGGACACGCTCGACGCCGACAAGACCGTCTACGAGGAGATCACCGGCGGCGTGGACCACCTCGTCGTCGGCGGGGCCGAGATCCACGGTCGCGCGTACGTCGCGAGCTTCAACTTCAAGGGATCCGACCAGCAGAAGAAGGTCGGGGACCTGTCGGGCGGCGAGCGCAACCGTGTGCATCTCGCGAAGGTGCTCCGCAGCGGCGGCAACGTCCTGCTGCTCGACGAGCCCACCAACGACCTCGACGTCGACACCCTCCGCTCGCTCGAGGACGCGCTCCTCGAGTTCGCGGGCTGCGCGGTCGTCATCAGCCACGACCGCTGGTTCCTCGACCGCGTCGCGACGCACGTGCTCGCGTTCGAGGGGGACTCGCAGGTCGTGTGGTTCGAGGGCAACTTCAGCGACTACGAGGCGGACCGTCACAAGCGTCTCGGCGCGGAGGCCGACCAGCCCCACCGCATCCGCTACAAGCCGCTGACGCGCACCGCCTGA
- a CDS encoding NYN domain-containing protein — MARLVVDGMNVIGSTPDGWWRDRDGAVRRLVERLQRLAVETGDDIALVLDGRPLPDLPEGDHDGITVRYARRGGRDAADDRIVELVSDDAEPSSLTVITSDRALASRVRDLGASVEGARWLFH; from the coding sequence GTGGCGCGCCTCGTCGTCGACGGGATGAACGTGATCGGCTCCACGCCCGACGGCTGGTGGCGCGACCGCGACGGTGCGGTGCGCCGGCTGGTCGAGCGGTTGCAGCGGCTCGCGGTGGAGACGGGCGACGACATCGCGCTGGTGCTCGACGGCCGTCCACTCCCCGACCTGCCGGAGGGCGACCACGACGGGATCACGGTGCGGTACGCGCGCCGGGGCGGCCGTGACGCGGCGGACGACCGCATCGTCGAGCTCGTGAGCGACGACGCCGAGCCGTCGTCGCTGACCGTCATCACGTCCGACCGCGCCCTCGCGTCACGCGTCCGCGACCTCGGCGCATCCGTGGAGGGGGCCCGCTGGTTGTTTCATTGA